One region of Streptomyces subrutilus genomic DNA includes:
- a CDS encoding histidine triad nucleotide-binding protein has translation MAGEPQADCLFCKIVAGTVPATVVRETETTFAFRDINPQAPTHVLVIPKVHYPDAASLAEAEPAVAADLLTEAGRIALDEKLTDPGYRIVFNTGVGAGQTVFHAHAHVLGGRGLEWPPG, from the coding sequence ATGGCCGGGGAACCGCAGGCCGACTGCCTGTTCTGCAAGATCGTCGCGGGGACCGTCCCGGCGACCGTGGTCCGGGAGACCGAGACGACCTTCGCCTTCCGGGACATCAACCCGCAGGCGCCGACCCACGTCCTGGTGATCCCCAAGGTGCACTACCCCGACGCGGCCTCGCTGGCGGAGGCCGAGCCCGCCGTCGCGGCCGACCTCCTCACCGAGGCCGGGCGGATCGCGCTGGACGAGAAGCTCACCGACCCCGGTTACCGGATCGTCTTCAACACGGGCGTCGGCGCCGGCCAGACCGTCTTCCACGCCCACGCGCACGTCCTCGGCGGCCGCGGCCTCGAGTGGCCCCCCGGATAA
- a CDS encoding 16S rRNA (uracil(1498)-N(3))-methyltransferase: MTAPVFVVEEVPAGPEFVLDGPEGRHAVSVKRLNPGETVVLTDGRGSWAEAVVKAAEGKDRLVVTVSAAFEEAEPAVRITVVQALPKGDRGEVAVETMTETGVDAIVPWQASRCITQWRGDRGAKSLAKWRATAREAGKQSRRVRFPEVAEAMSTKQVAALLAGADLAMVLHEDRDTPSEALAGAELPAAGSVVLVVGPEGGVSPEELAVFAEAGAHPYRLGRSVLRTSTAGTAATAVLLARTGRWG; encoded by the coding sequence ATGACCGCCCCGGTGTTCGTGGTCGAAGAGGTCCCGGCGGGACCGGAGTTCGTCCTGGACGGCCCGGAGGGCCGGCACGCGGTCTCCGTGAAGCGGCTGAACCCGGGCGAGACGGTGGTCCTCACGGACGGCAGGGGCAGCTGGGCCGAGGCGGTCGTGAAGGCGGCGGAGGGCAAGGACCGGCTGGTCGTGACCGTGTCTGCGGCCTTCGAGGAAGCCGAACCGGCCGTCCGGATCACCGTGGTCCAGGCCCTGCCCAAGGGGGACCGCGGCGAGGTGGCCGTGGAGACCATGACCGAGACGGGCGTGGACGCGATCGTGCCGTGGCAGGCCTCGCGGTGCATCACGCAGTGGCGCGGCGACCGGGGCGCCAAGTCCCTGGCCAAGTGGCGGGCCACCGCCCGGGAGGCGGGCAAGCAGTCCCGCCGGGTGCGCTTCCCGGAGGTGGCCGAGGCCATGTCCACCAAGCAGGTGGCCGCCCTGCTGGCCGGCGCCGACCTGGCGATGGTCCTCCACGAGGACCGCGACACCCCCTCCGAGGCGCTGGCCGGGGCCGAGCTGCCGGCGGCCGGGTCCGTCGTGCTGGTCGTCGGTCCGGAGGGCGGGGTCTCCCCGGAGGAGCTGGCCGTCTTCGCCGAGGCGGGCGCGCACCCCTACCGGCTGGGCCGCTCCGTCCTGCGCACCTCCACCGCCGGCACCGCGGCCACGGCGGTCCTGCTCGCCCGTACCGGCCGCTGGGGCTGA
- a CDS encoding nitronate monooxygenase: protein MSSAPNGLCAYPIVQAPMAGGASCPPLAAAVCEAGGLGFLAGGYKTADGMYQEIKQVRALTRRPFGVNLFMPQTGHVDPAAVEAYRGQLAGEASWYEISLADEDIIGTCDDGYDAKLAILLEDPVPAVSFTFGCPAPAVLAALRGAGTYTVVTATSVEEARRAQEAGADAVCVQGVEAGGHQGTHRDDPQADGTASVGLLALVAQVREAVALPIIAAGGLMRGSQIAALLAAGAEAAQLGTAFLACPESGADPLHKKALTDPLFVRTELTRAFSGRPARGLVNRFMREHGPYAPAAYPQIHHLTSGLRKAAAAAGDPQGMALWAGQGHRLARALPAGELMEVLTAELAEAQSTLKAMQMRSAS, encoded by the coding sequence ATGTCCTCGGCACCGAACGGTCTCTGCGCATACCCGATCGTGCAGGCCCCCATGGCGGGCGGCGCCTCCTGTCCCCCGCTCGCCGCCGCCGTGTGCGAGGCGGGCGGACTGGGCTTCCTGGCCGGCGGCTACAAGACCGCCGACGGCATGTACCAGGAGATCAAGCAGGTGCGCGCCCTCACCCGGCGCCCCTTCGGGGTGAACCTCTTCATGCCGCAGACCGGTCACGTGGACCCGGCCGCCGTCGAGGCGTACCGCGGACAGCTGGCCGGCGAGGCGAGCTGGTACGAGATCTCGCTGGCCGACGAGGACATCATCGGCACCTGCGACGACGGCTACGACGCCAAGCTCGCCATCCTCCTCGAGGACCCGGTCCCGGCGGTCTCCTTCACCTTCGGCTGCCCCGCCCCGGCCGTGCTGGCCGCCCTGCGGGGGGCCGGCACGTACACCGTCGTCACCGCGACCTCCGTCGAGGAGGCCCGCCGCGCGCAGGAGGCCGGCGCCGACGCCGTGTGCGTCCAGGGGGTGGAGGCCGGCGGCCACCAGGGTACCCACCGGGACGACCCGCAGGCCGACGGCACGGCCTCGGTGGGCCTGCTCGCGCTGGTGGCCCAGGTGCGGGAGGCGGTCGCGCTCCCCATCATCGCGGCGGGCGGGCTGATGCGGGGCTCGCAGATCGCCGCGCTGCTCGCGGCGGGCGCCGAGGCGGCCCAGCTCGGTACGGCCTTCCTGGCCTGCCCGGAGTCGGGGGCGGACCCGCTGCACAAGAAGGCCCTTACGGACCCCCTGTTCGTCCGCACCGAGCTCACCCGGGCCTTCTCCGGGCGGCCGGCGCGGGGCCTGGTCAACCGGTTCATGCGCGAGCACGGACCGTACGCCCCCGCCGCCTACCCGCAGATCCACCACCTGACCTCGGGGCTGCGCAAAGCGGCCGCCGCGGCCGGGGACCCGCAGGGCATGGCCCTGTGGGCGGGCCAGGGGCACCGGTTGGCGCGGGCGCTGCCCGCCGGGGAGCTGATGGAAGTGCTGACGGCCGAACTGGCCGAGGCGCAGAGCACGTTGAAGGCAATGCAGATGAGGAGTGCGTCATGA
- the dnaJ gene encoding molecular chaperone DnaJ has translation MATDYYAVLGVRRDASQDEIKKAFRRLARELHPDVNPDPKTQERFKEINAAYEVLSDPQKKQVFDLGGDPLSSSGGGGGGAGGFGAGGFGNFSDIMDAFFGQASQRGPRSRTRRGQDAMIRLDLELDEAAFGTTKDIQVDTAVVCTTCSGEGAAPGTSAQTCDMCRGRGEVSQVTRSFLGQVMTSRPCPQCQGFGTVVPTPCPECAGDGRVRSRRSLTVKIPAGVENGTRIQLAGEGEVGPGGGPAGDLYVEIHELPHAVFQRRGDDLHCTVTIPMTAASLGTKCPLETLDGMEEIDIRPGTQSGQSIPLHGRGVTHLRGGGRGDLIVHVEVTTPSKLDAQQEELLRQLAKLRGEERPTGQFAPGQQGLFSRLKDAFNGR, from the coding sequence GTGGCCACGGACTACTACGCCGTTCTCGGCGTGCGCCGCGACGCATCGCAGGACGAGATCAAGAAGGCCTTCCGGCGCCTCGCGCGTGAACTCCACCCGGATGTGAATCCGGACCCGAAGACGCAGGAGCGCTTCAAGGAGATCAACGCGGCCTACGAGGTGCTCTCGGACCCGCAGAAGAAGCAGGTCTTCGACCTGGGCGGCGACCCGCTGTCTTCGTCGGGCGGCGGCGGTGGCGGAGCGGGCGGCTTCGGAGCGGGCGGCTTCGGCAACTTCTCCGACATCATGGACGCCTTCTTCGGCCAGGCCTCGCAGCGCGGCCCGCGCTCGCGGACCCGCCGCGGCCAGGACGCCATGATCCGCCTCGACCTGGAGCTGGACGAGGCGGCCTTCGGGACCACCAAGGACATCCAGGTCGACACGGCCGTCGTCTGCACCACCTGCTCCGGAGAGGGCGCCGCCCCCGGCACCTCCGCGCAGACGTGTGACATGTGCCGCGGCCGCGGTGAGGTCTCGCAGGTCACCCGGTCCTTCCTGGGCCAGGTCATGACCTCGCGGCCCTGCCCGCAGTGCCAGGGCTTCGGCACCGTCGTCCCGACCCCGTGCCCCGAGTGCGCGGGCGACGGCCGGGTCCGGTCCCGCCGCAGCCTCACCGTCAAGATCCCGGCCGGTGTCGAGAACGGCACCCGCATCCAGCTCGCGGGCGAGGGCGAGGTCGGCCCCGGCGGCGGCCCCGCCGGAGACCTCTACGTGGAGATCCACGAGCTGCCGCACGCGGTCTTCCAGCGGCGCGGGGACGACCTGCACTGCACGGTGACCATCCCGATGACGGCGGCCTCCCTGGGCACCAAGTGCCCGCTGGAGACGCTGGACGGCATGGAGGAGATCGACATCCGGCCCGGCACCCAGTCCGGCCAGTCGATCCCGCTGCACGGCCGCGGCGTCACCCACCTGCGCGGCGGCGGGCGCGGCGACCTGATCGTCCACGTCGAGGTGACCACCCCGAGCAAGCTGGACGCCCAGCAGGAGGAGCTGCTGCGCCAGCTCGCGAAGCTGCGCGGCGAGGAGCGGCCGACCGGCCAGTTCGCGCCGGGCCAGCAGGGTCTGTTCAGCCGCCTGAAGGACGCCTTCAACGGCCGCTGA
- the hrcA gene encoding heat-inducible transcriptional repressor HrcA, which produces MLSERRLEVLRAIVQDYVGTEEPVGSKALTERHRLGVSPATVRNDMAVLEEEGYIAQPHTSAGRIPTDKGYRLFVDKLAGVKPLSTPERRAIQNFLDGAVDLDDVVGRTVRLLAQLTRQVAVVQYPSLTRSTVRHVELLSLAPARLMLVLITDTGRVEQRLIDCPSPFGETSLADLRARLNSRVVGRRFTDVPPLVQDLPESFEAEDRGTVSTVLSTLLETLVEEAEERLMIGGTANLTRFGHDFPLTIRPVLEALEEQVVLLKLLGEANESGMAVRIGHENAYEGLNSTSVVSVGYGSGGETVAKLGVVGPTRMDYPGTMGAVRAVARYVGQILAES; this is translated from the coding sequence ATGCTCAGCGAACGCAGACTCGAAGTGCTGCGCGCCATCGTCCAGGACTACGTCGGGACGGAGGAGCCGGTCGGCTCCAAGGCGCTCACCGAGCGGCACCGGCTCGGCGTCTCGCCCGCCACCGTGCGCAACGACATGGCCGTGCTGGAGGAGGAGGGCTACATCGCCCAGCCCCACACCAGCGCCGGCCGGATCCCCACCGACAAGGGCTACCGCCTCTTCGTCGACAAGCTGGCGGGGGTCAAACCGCTGTCGACGCCCGAGCGGCGGGCCATCCAGAACTTCCTCGACGGCGCCGTCGACCTCGACGACGTGGTCGGCCGCACGGTGCGGCTGCTCGCGCAGCTGACCCGGCAGGTCGCCGTCGTCCAGTACCCGAGCCTGACCCGGTCGACCGTCCGGCACGTGGAGCTGCTCTCGCTCGCTCCCGCGCGCCTGATGCTCGTACTGATCACGGACACCGGGCGCGTCGAGCAGCGGCTGATCGACTGCCCGAGCCCCTTCGGGGAGACCTCGCTGGCCGACCTGCGGGCGCGGCTCAACAGCAGGGTGGTCGGGCGCCGGTTCACCGACGTCCCCCCGCTCGTCCAGGACCTCCCCGAGTCCTTCGAGGCGGAGGACCGGGGAACGGTGTCGACCGTGCTCTCGACGCTCCTCGAAACCCTGGTCGAGGAAGCCGAAGAGCGGCTGATGATCGGCGGTACCGCCAATCTCACCCGCTTCGGACACGATTTTCCCCTGACGATCAGGCCGGTGCTCGAAGCGCTGGAGGAGCAGGTCGTGCTCCTCAAGCTGCTGGGCGAGGCCAACGAGTCGGGAATGGCCGTACGGATCGGGCACGAGAACGCCTACGAGGGGCTGAACTCCACGTCGGTCGTCTCGGTCGGTTACGGTTCGGGCGGCGAAACGGTCGCCAAACTCGGCGTGGTCGGACCGACCCGCATGGACTACCCCGGAACGATGGGAGCGGTACGCGCAGTGGCACGTTACGTCGGACAGATCCTGGCGGAGTCGTAA
- a CDS encoding MBL fold metallo-hydrolase: protein MDVRWEEAGWERLTGRAGRRRLPVWDCTVGLVVGDDSVLLVDPGSCVREGAQVRAEAERLTGRHVTHIAFTHGHFDHVLGGAAFAGAEVFGAVGLDALLATGREELREDAVRHGLAEAEAAEAADLMVLPKHPVSGEWTLELGGVRVLLANVGPGHTGHDLAVFVPGERETVFCGDLVEESGEPVAGPDAVPRQWPAALDRLLALGGDDARYVPGHGAVVSAAFVRAQRATLAARFGVS from the coding sequence ATGGACGTGCGTTGGGAAGAGGCGGGCTGGGAAAGGCTGACCGGACGGGCCGGGAGGCGGCGGCTGCCGGTGTGGGACTGCACCGTGGGACTGGTGGTGGGGGACGATTCCGTCCTCCTCGTCGACCCCGGTTCGTGTGTGCGCGAGGGCGCGCAGGTGCGGGCGGAGGCGGAGCGCCTGACGGGCCGGCACGTGACCCATATCGCATTCACACACGGACATTTCGACCACGTCCTGGGCGGAGCCGCCTTCGCCGGCGCCGAGGTGTTCGGCGCGGTCGGGCTGGACGCGCTGCTCGCCACGGGCCGCGAGGAGCTGCGCGAGGACGCGGTGCGGCACGGGCTGGCCGAGGCGGAGGCCGCGGAGGCGGCGGACCTGATGGTGCTGCCGAAGCACCCGGTGTCGGGCGAGTGGACGCTGGAACTGGGCGGGGTGCGGGTGCTGCTGGCCAATGTGGGGCCCGGGCACACCGGCCACGACCTGGCGGTCTTCGTGCCGGGCGAGCGCGAGACGGTCTTCTGCGGGGACCTGGTCGAGGAGTCGGGCGAGCCCGTGGCGGGCCCGGACGCGGTGCCCCGGCAGTGGCCCGCGGCCCTGGACCGGCTGCTGGCGCTGGGCGGAGACGACGCGCGGTACGTGCCGGGTCACGGAGCGGTGGTCTCCGCGGCCTTCGTGCGTGCGCAACGCGCCACACTGGCCGCGCGTTTCGGCGTGTCGTAG
- a CDS encoding DUF3097 domain-containing protein codes for MREYSPDLTPQWKRPKAVPEVAAEPDLVVEVAGGDFCGAVVACEAGTVTLEDRFGKRRVFPLEPRGFLLDGAVVTLVRPSRSPSAPRRTASGSIAVPGARARVARAGRIYVEGRHDAELVEKVWGDDLRIEGVVVEYLEGIDDLPAIVADFAPGPDARLGILVDHLVPGSKESRIAASVTSPDVLIVGHPYVDVWQAVKPSALGIPAWPVVPRGQDWKTGICRALGWPDNTGAAWRHILSRVTSYKDLEPTLLGSVEHLIDHVTAP; via the coding sequence ATGCGCGAGTACTCCCCCGACCTGACCCCGCAGTGGAAGCGCCCCAAGGCCGTGCCCGAAGTGGCGGCGGAGCCCGATCTGGTGGTCGAGGTGGCCGGCGGCGACTTCTGCGGCGCGGTGGTGGCCTGCGAGGCGGGCACGGTGACCCTGGAGGACCGTTTCGGCAAGCGGCGGGTGTTCCCGCTGGAGCCGCGGGGCTTCCTGCTGGACGGGGCCGTGGTCACCCTGGTCCGCCCCTCGCGCTCCCCTTCGGCACCGCGGCGCACCGCATCGGGCTCGATCGCCGTGCCGGGTGCCAGGGCGCGGGTGGCGCGGGCCGGGCGGATCTACGTGGAGGGGCGTCACGACGCGGAGCTGGTCGAGAAGGTCTGGGGCGACGACCTGCGGATCGAGGGCGTGGTGGTGGAGTACCTGGAGGGCATCGACGACCTTCCGGCCATCGTCGCCGACTTCGCCCCCGGCCCCGACGCCCGCCTGGGGATCCTGGTGGACCACCTCGTGCCGGGCTCGAAGGAGTCCCGTATCGCGGCGTCGGTGACCTCCCCGGACGTGCTGATCGTGGGCCACCCGTACGTGGACGTCTGGCAGGCCGTGAAGCCGTCCGCCCTCGGCATCCCGGCGTGGCCGGTGGTCCCGCGCGGCCAGGACTGGAAGACGGGCATCTGCCGGGCCCTGGGCTGGCCGGACAACACCGGGGCCGCCTGGCGGCACATCCTGTCCCGGGTGACGTCCTACAAGGACCTGGAGCCCACCCTCCTGGGCTCGGTGGAACACCTCATCGACCACGTCACGGCCCCCTAG
- the hemW gene encoding radical SAM family heme chaperone HemW, with product MPSALPDGEPMPEDGSLPSHALAGAGDRPLGFYLHVPYCATRCGYCDFNTYTATELRGTGGVLASRENYADTLIDEVRLARKVLGDDPRAVRTVFVGGGTPTLLPAGDLVRMLAAIRDEFGLAEDAEITTEANPESVDPRYLAELRAGGFNRVSFGMQSAKQHVLKVLDRTHTPGRPEACVAEARAAGFEHVNLDLIYGTPGESDEDWRASLAAALGAGPDHVSAYALIVEEGTQLARRIRRGEVPMTDDDVHADRYLIADEVMAQAGYSWYEVSNWAASEAGRCLHNELYWRGADWWGAGPGAHSHVGGVRWWNVKHPGAYAAALAEGRSPGAGRELLSQEDRRVERILLELRLVDGVPLSLLAPAGLEASRRALADGLLEAEPYAAGRAVLTLRGRLLADAVVRDLVD from the coding sequence ATGCCTTCCGCACTGCCCGACGGTGAACCCATGCCCGAAGACGGCTCCCTGCCGTCGCACGCCCTGGCGGGCGCGGGGGACCGGCCGCTCGGCTTCTACCTGCACGTTCCGTACTGCGCCACGCGCTGCGGGTACTGCGACTTCAACACCTACACGGCCACCGAGCTGCGGGGCACCGGCGGCGTGCTCGCCTCCCGGGAGAACTACGCCGACACCCTGATCGACGAGGTCCGCCTCGCCCGCAAGGTGCTCGGGGACGATCCGCGGGCCGTACGGACGGTGTTCGTCGGCGGCGGCACCCCGACCCTGCTGCCCGCCGGCGACCTCGTACGGATGCTCGCGGCCATCCGGGACGAGTTCGGTCTGGCCGAGGACGCGGAGATCACCACCGAGGCCAATCCCGAGTCGGTGGACCCGCGGTACCTGGCCGAGCTGCGGGCCGGCGGCTTCAACCGGGTCTCCTTCGGCATGCAGAGCGCCAAGCAGCACGTCCTGAAGGTGCTGGACCGCACGCACACCCCCGGCCGCCCGGAGGCCTGCGTCGCGGAGGCGCGGGCGGCGGGCTTCGAGCACGTCAACCTGGACCTGATCTACGGGACGCCGGGGGAGTCGGACGAGGACTGGCGGGCCTCGCTCGCCGCGGCGCTGGGCGCCGGGCCGGACCACGTCTCGGCGTACGCGCTGATCGTGGAGGAGGGCACGCAGCTGGCGCGGCGGATCCGCCGCGGCGAGGTCCCGATGACGGACGACGACGTGCACGCCGACCGCTACCTGATCGCGGACGAGGTGATGGCGCAGGCCGGGTACTCCTGGTACGAGGTGTCGAACTGGGCGGCCTCGGAGGCCGGGCGCTGCCTGCACAACGAGCTGTACTGGCGCGGCGCCGACTGGTGGGGCGCGGGCCCGGGCGCGCACTCGCACGTGGGCGGGGTGCGGTGGTGGAACGTCAAGCACCCCGGGGCGTACGCCGCCGCGCTGGCCGAGGGCCGCTCTCCCGGGGCCGGGCGCGAGCTCCTGTCGCAGGAGGACCGGCGCGTCGAGCGGATCCTGCTGGAGCTGCGGCTGGTGGACGGCGTGCCGCTGTCGCTGCTCGCTCCGGCCGGGCTGGAGGCGTCCCGCCGCGCGCTGGCGGACGGCCTGCTGGAGGCGGAGCCGTACGCGGCCGGGCGGGCCGTGCTGACCCTGCGGGGGCGGCTGCTGGCCGACGCGGTGGTCCGGGACCTGGTCGACTAG
- a CDS encoding AMP-dependent synthetase/ligase — MSDTQTLIENRPPSVAALFLERVAATPHAEAYRYPVPAAGGQGPDDWKSLSWGQAAERVFAIAAGLIDLGLESEQRVALASNTRVEWILGDLGVMCAGGAVTTIYPTTNAEESAYILADSESRVLIAEDGAQLAKARERRAELPHLTHVVVVETADAVAAEGDPDGWVLSLADLEARGKEYLAKHPEAVKERIGAITADQLATLIYTSGTTGRPKGVRLPHDNWSYMAKATVATGLITKDDVQYLWLPLAHVFGKVLTSGQIEVGHVTAVDGRIDKIIENLPIVQPTYMAAVPRIFEKVYNGVAAKARAGGGAKYKIFQWSVGVAREYAKVTQDNFRRTGQATAPFGLATKHKIADALVFSKLRDAFGGNLRAAVSGASALAPDIGYFFSGAGIHILEGYGLTESSAASFVNPGEAYRTGTVGKPLPGTEVRIADDGEVLLRGPGIMQGYHGQPEKTAEVLESDGWLHTGDIGELSADGYLRITDRKKDLIKTSGGKYVAPAEVEGQFKAICPYVSTIVVHGADRNFCSALIALDEPSILGWAVENGLEGKTYAQVLAAPETNRLIETYVQTLNEGLQRWQTVKKFRILPRDLDVEHGDLTPSLKLKRPVVEREFKHLIDEMYEGTREL; from the coding sequence GTGAGCGACACACAGACCTTGATCGAGAACCGTCCGCCCTCGGTGGCGGCCCTCTTCCTTGAGCGCGTGGCCGCCACGCCCCATGCGGAGGCGTACCGGTATCCGGTGCCCGCGGCCGGCGGCCAGGGCCCCGACGACTGGAAGTCGCTGAGCTGGGGCCAGGCGGCCGAGCGGGTCTTCGCCATCGCCGCCGGCCTGATCGACCTGGGCCTGGAGTCGGAGCAGCGGGTCGCGCTCGCCTCCAACACCCGGGTCGAGTGGATCCTCGGCGACCTCGGCGTGATGTGCGCCGGCGGCGCGGTCACCACGATCTACCCCACCACGAACGCCGAGGAGTCGGCGTACATCCTCGCGGACTCCGAGAGCCGGGTGCTCATCGCCGAGGACGGCGCGCAGCTCGCCAAGGCGCGCGAGCGCCGCGCCGAGCTGCCCCACCTCACCCACGTGGTGGTCGTGGAGACCGCCGACGCGGTCGCCGCCGAGGGCGACCCCGACGGCTGGGTGCTCTCGCTCGCCGATCTGGAGGCGCGCGGCAAGGAGTACCTCGCCAAGCACCCCGAGGCGGTCAAGGAGCGGATCGGGGCCATCACCGCCGACCAGCTCGCCACCCTCATCTACACCTCCGGCACCACCGGCCGCCCCAAGGGCGTCCGCCTGCCGCACGACAACTGGTCGTACATGGCCAAGGCCACCGTCGCCACCGGCCTGATCACCAAGGACGACGTCCAGTACCTGTGGCTGCCGCTGGCCCACGTCTTCGGCAAGGTGCTGACCTCCGGCCAGATCGAGGTCGGCCACGTCACCGCCGTCGACGGCCGGATCGACAAGATCATCGAAAACCTGCCGATCGTGCAGCCGACCTACATGGCGGCCGTCCCGCGCATCTTCGAGAAGGTGTACAACGGTGTCGCCGCCAAGGCCCGGGCCGGCGGCGGGGCCAAGTACAAGATCTTCCAGTGGTCGGTCGGCGTGGCCCGCGAGTACGCCAAGGTCACCCAGGACAACTTCCGCCGCACCGGCCAGGCGACCGCCCCCTTCGGCCTCGCCACCAAGCACAAGATCGCCGACGCGCTCGTCTTCTCCAAGCTCCGCGACGCCTTCGGCGGCAACCTGCGCGCCGCCGTCTCCGGCGCCTCCGCCCTGGCACCCGACATCGGCTACTTCTTCTCCGGCGCCGGCATCCACATCCTCGAGGGCTACGGCCTGACCGAGTCCAGCGCCGCCTCCTTCGTCAACCCCGGCGAGGCCTACCGCACCGGCACCGTCGGCAAGCCGCTCCCCGGCACCGAGGTCCGCATCGCCGACGACGGCGAGGTCCTGCTGCGCGGCCCCGGCATCATGCAGGGCTACCACGGGCAGCCCGAGAAGACCGCCGAGGTGCTGGAGTCCGACGGCTGGCTGCACACCGGCGACATCGGCGAGCTGTCGGCCGACGGCTACCTGCGCATCACCGACCGCAAGAAGGACCTGATCAAGACCTCGGGCGGCAAGTACGTCGCCCCGGCCGAGGTCGAGGGACAGTTCAAGGCGATCTGCCCGTACGTCTCGACGATCGTCGTGCACGGCGCCGACCGGAACTTCTGCTCCGCCCTGATCGCGCTCGACGAGCCGTCGATCCTCGGCTGGGCCGTCGAGAACGGGCTGGAGGGCAAGACGTACGCGCAGGTCCTGGCCGCGCCGGAGACCAACCGCCTGATCGAGACGTACGTACAGACCCTCAACGAGGGCCTCCAGCGGTGGCAGACGGTCAAGAAGTTCCGGATCCTGCCGCGCGACCTCGACGTCGAGCACGGCGACCTCACGCCCAGCCTCAAGCTGAAGCGGCCGGTCGTCGAGCGCGAGTTCAAGCACCTCATCGACGAGATGTACGAGGGCACGCGCGAGCTGTAG